The following are from one region of the Pseudomonas putida genome:
- the glpR gene encoding DNA-binding transcriptional repressor GlpR produces the protein MNLPPRQQQILELVRERGYVSIEEMAQLFVVTPQTIRRDINQLAELNLLRRYHGGAAYDSSIENTAYAMRADQMRDEKQRIAEAVARQIPDHASLFINIGTTTESIARALLNHNHLKVITNNLHVAAILAAKDDFEVLVAGGTVRRDGGVVGQASVDFINQFKVDFALVGISGIDEDGSLLDFDYQEVRVSQAIIANARQVILAADSSKFGRNAMVRMGSISLVDCLVTDQAPTPALTQLLNQYKIRLEVV, from the coding sequence ATGAATCTGCCCCCTCGCCAACAACAAATTCTCGAACTGGTACGCGAACGCGGTTACGTCAGTATCGAGGAAATGGCGCAGCTGTTCGTCGTCACTCCGCAGACTATCCGCCGTGATATCAACCAGCTTGCAGAACTCAACCTGCTACGCCGTTACCACGGCGGCGCAGCCTATGATTCGAGCATCGAGAACACCGCCTACGCCATGCGCGCCGACCAGATGCGTGACGAAAAGCAACGCATCGCCGAAGCCGTGGCTCGGCAGATTCCCGACCATGCCTCGCTGTTCATCAACATCGGCACCACCACCGAATCCATCGCCCGCGCACTGCTCAACCACAACCACCTGAAAGTCATCACCAACAATCTGCATGTCGCCGCGATCCTTGCCGCCAAGGATGATTTCGAAGTACTGGTGGCCGGGGGCACGGTGCGTCGCGATGGCGGGGTTGTCGGCCAGGCCAGTGTCGACTTCATCAACCAGTTCAAGGTCGACTTCGCCCTGGTGGGCATCAGCGGCATCGACGAAGACGGCAGCCTGCTCGATTTCGACTACCAGGAAGTGCGGGTGTCCCAGGCAATCATCGCCAATGCCCGACAAGTGATTCTTGCCGCCGACTCCAGCAAGTTCGGGCGCAACGCCATGGTGCGCATGGGCTCGATCAGCCTGGTCGACTGCCTGGTCACCGACCAGGCGCCAACGCCCGCCCTTACCCAGTTGCTCAACCAGTACAAGATACGCCTCGAAGTAGTCTGA
- the glpD gene encoding glycerol-3-phosphate dehydrogenase encodes MSQPVSSQPPLADCYDLAVIGGGINGVGIAADAAGRGLKVFLCEKDDLARHTSSASSKLIHGGLRYLEHYEFRLVREALAEREVLLAKAPHIVKPMRFVLPHRPHLRPAWMIRAGLFLYDHLGKRKRLGASRSLRFGPGYPLKPAITRGFEYADCAVDDARLVVLNAMAAREHGAHIHTRTRCLRAERVDGLWQVELQHADGSLQSIRARALVNAAGPWVASFIKDDLKLDAPYGIRLIQGSHLIVPRLYEGEHAYILQNEDQRIVFCIPYLDRFTLIGTTDREYSGDPAKVAITEQETEYLLKVVNEHFNHQLGRNDIVHTYSGVRPLCNDESDNPSAVTRDYTLALSASEGQAPLLSVFGGKLTTYRKLAESAMAELKPHFPQMRGSWTASAPLPGGENMTSVQDLVDAVLARCGWLPVDIAKRWALTYGYRVWQLLDGVHGPEDLGQPLGGGLFGREVEYLCDQEWACDADDILWRRTKLGLFTSASEQQLLRDYLQQRTQNQARVQAA; translated from the coding sequence GTGTCCCAGCCCGTTTCGTCCCAGCCCCCACTCGCCGACTGCTATGACCTCGCCGTGATCGGCGGTGGCATCAATGGCGTGGGCATCGCTGCCGACGCCGCCGGGCGCGGCCTGAAGGTGTTCCTCTGCGAAAAGGACGATCTGGCCCGGCACACCTCGTCGGCCAGCAGCAAACTGATCCATGGCGGCCTGCGCTACCTGGAGCACTACGAGTTTCGCCTGGTGCGTGAAGCGCTGGCCGAGCGTGAAGTACTGCTGGCCAAGGCCCCGCATATCGTCAAGCCCATGCGTTTCGTGCTGCCGCACCGCCCGCACCTGCGCCCGGCCTGGATGATCCGCGCCGGCCTGTTCCTGTATGACCATCTGGGCAAGCGCAAGCGCCTGGGTGCCTCGCGCAGCCTGCGCTTCGGCCCAGGCTACCCGCTCAAGCCAGCGATCACCCGTGGCTTCGAATACGCCGACTGCGCAGTGGACGACGCCCGCCTGGTGGTACTCAACGCCATGGCCGCCCGCGAGCACGGCGCGCACATCCACACCCGCACCCGCTGCTTGCGCGCCGAGCGTGTCGATGGCCTGTGGCAGGTGGAACTGCAGCACGCCGACGGCAGCCTGCAGAGCATTCGCGCCCGCGCCCTGGTCAACGCAGCAGGCCCGTGGGTTGCAAGCTTCATCAAGGACGACCTCAAGCTCGATGCGCCGTACGGCATCCGCCTGATCCAGGGTAGCCACCTCATCGTGCCGCGCCTGTACGAAGGTGAACACGCCTATATCCTGCAGAACGAAGACCAGCGTATCGTCTTCTGCATCCCATATCTGGACCGCTTTACCCTGATCGGCACTACCGACCGCGAATACAGCGGCGACCCGGCCAAGGTGGCAATCACCGAACAGGAAACCGAATACCTGCTGAAAGTGGTCAACGAGCACTTCAACCACCAGCTTGGTCGCAACGATATCGTGCACACCTACTCCGGGGTTCGCCCGCTGTGCAATGACGAATCGGACAACCCTTCGGCGGTGACCCGCGACTACACCCTGGCATTGTCCGCCAGCGAAGGTCAGGCACCGCTGCTGTCGGTGTTCGGCGGCAAGCTGACCACCTACCGCAAGCTGGCCGAATCGGCCATGGCCGAGCTCAAGCCGCATTTCCCGCAGATGCGTGGTAGCTGGACGGCCAGTGCGCCGCTGCCAGGTGGCGAGAACATGACGAGCGTACAAGACCTGGTGGATGCCGTACTGGCGCGCTGCGGCTGGTTGCCGGTGGACATCGCCAAACGCTGGGCGCTCACCTATGGCTACCGCGTGTGGCAGTTGCTCGACGGCGTGCACGGGCCGGAAGACCTGGGCCAGCCACTGGGCGGTGGGCTGTTCGGCCGCGAGGTGGAATACCTGTGCGATCAGGAATGGGCGTGCGACGCCGACGATATCCTCTGGCGCCGCACCAAGCTGGGGCTGTTCACCAGCGCCAGTGAACAGCAATTGCTGAGGGATTACCTGCAACAACGCACGCAGAATCAGGCCCGAGTCCAGGCAGCCTGA
- a CDS encoding NEL-type E3 ubiquitin ligase domain-containing protein translates to MEHAAPPARLIDLHERLDLCARRPGLRGLALEGALRDLHPPATPEQTWLMNAFNGLSSRGAQEIIDQSSSSQLPSPLAGGRVPLGMAERARWYLRDSRVDVACLGIRLPQLLNADGEKLLLGLVERKAPWPASVRVELRAGNREGRVLFASQNHEAREVRVIIKGAQGYALDGEAAGRDASLLHAVLQCLDDKQKLVLGNVGQQVTQLRDKVLEIAAQEREQAARLIGLAPKGTGVRPPRRFGDGRLAYRLSGGGESSRQAIRRGIHQIFPTLSEMQLEAYMDAVRQRGENLWDHYQMLQRQLAGLRDVLRQWQADWQNPIDAIRRRRVADTLRRSWRRKLVDSNDQYELTIDGEPVSALPVLPRGVDYVHVRRLTLRNMQLQDIDASFLRLFPNVVDLDLSGNRLSRVPEGIEGLTQLRRVNLGNNQIVLDETGSRRLAGLQRLNTLTLSYNPLNGVPDLSALPHVRDVRLRATGQVDVNLLHERVALRAHVDLRDNRISELQRDMRGLRLRLRRLNLHENPLNEASVQLLDEARGVSDSRARGGASHAHAAVNDQTRAEWVASRNEALRTSREASWDRLQEESGSAGLFRFLADFAESEDFETHPRHYRRRIWHILDACEHDEALRERLFREADAPRSCEDRLLLILNQMEVAILAYQGIEDVPVAVREARFLRLGRQLHRLDLLDAIAARHVQRMRAEAVVEVDEIETRLYYRSRLASALDLPVTPDQMHYASFAHVSNADLSHAQLEVLAANTSVAILDTLAERPFWQNYLRETYPERFDALAAPFHERLESLEQQARNGQESDYGGRARALMREHEVDERVLMRTLTTEAWARSVSDDRSPRT, encoded by the coding sequence GTGGAGCACGCGGCGCCGCCAGCGCGGCTGATCGACCTGCATGAGCGGCTGGATCTGTGCGCAAGACGCCCAGGGCTGCGTGGCTTGGCATTGGAGGGTGCGCTGCGGGACTTGCATCCGCCTGCGACCCCCGAGCAAACCTGGCTGATGAATGCTTTCAATGGATTATCGTCCCGAGGCGCACAGGAAATCATTGATCAGAGCAGTTCCTCACAGTTGCCGTCGCCATTGGCCGGCGGGCGAGTGCCGCTGGGTATGGCAGAGCGTGCCCGTTGGTACCTGCGTGACAGCCGCGTAGATGTTGCCTGCCTGGGTATTCGCCTACCGCAGCTGCTCAATGCCGACGGTGAAAAGCTGCTATTGGGGCTGGTCGAGCGCAAGGCCCCATGGCCTGCTTCGGTGCGGGTTGAATTACGTGCTGGCAATCGTGAGGGCCGAGTGCTGTTTGCCAGCCAAAACCACGAGGCCCGCGAAGTCCGGGTCATCATCAAAGGGGCGCAGGGGTATGCGTTGGACGGCGAGGCTGCTGGCCGCGATGCTTCTTTACTACATGCCGTGCTGCAGTGCCTGGACGACAAGCAGAAGCTGGTCTTGGGTAATGTCGGGCAGCAAGTGACACAACTACGGGACAAGGTGCTCGAAATCGCTGCACAGGAGCGCGAACAGGCCGCCAGGCTGATCGGTCTGGCCCCTAAGGGTACTGGCGTACGGCCACCCAGACGCTTTGGCGACGGCCGCCTGGCTTACCGCCTGAGCGGCGGTGGGGAGAGTAGCCGGCAGGCGATCCGGCGCGGCATCCACCAGATATTCCCGACGCTCAGTGAAATGCAGCTTGAAGCTTATATGGATGCGGTCCGCCAGCGAGGCGAAAACCTGTGGGACCATTACCAGATGCTGCAGCGCCAGCTTGCCGGGCTACGCGACGTGCTGCGCCAGTGGCAGGCCGACTGGCAGAACCCCATCGACGCCATCCGCCGCCGCCGCGTCGCCGATACGTTACGCCGGAGCTGGCGGCGCAAGCTGGTAGACAGTAATGACCAGTATGAGCTGACCATCGACGGTGAGCCGGTCAGTGCGCTGCCTGTCCTGCCGCGCGGGGTCGACTATGTGCATGTACGCAGGCTAACGTTGCGTAACATGCAACTACAAGATATCGATGCTTCGTTTCTCAGGCTATTCCCGAATGTTGTCGATCTTGATCTTAGCGGCAACCGGCTAAGCCGTGTGCCAGAGGGTATCGAGGGCCTTACCCAGCTAAGACGGGTCAATCTGGGTAATAACCAGATTGTCCTGGATGAAACCGGGAGCCGCCGTCTGGCGGGTTTGCAGCGGCTCAATACCTTGACTCTGAGCTACAACCCGCTCAACGGCGTGCCTGATCTCTCTGCCTTGCCGCACGTGCGTGACGTGCGCCTGCGTGCAACCGGGCAGGTTGATGTGAATCTGCTTCATGAGCGGGTTGCGTTGCGCGCGCACGTCGACCTGCGCGACAACCGGATCAGCGAGCTGCAAAGGGATATGCGCGGCCTGCGCCTGCGGCTGCGAAGGCTCAATCTGCATGAGAATCCGCTGAACGAAGCCAGCGTCCAGTTGCTTGACGAGGCCCGCGGCGTCAGCGACTCCCGGGCCAGGGGCGGCGCATCCCACGCCCATGCGGCAGTGAACGACCAGACCCGCGCAGAATGGGTGGCCAGCCGAAACGAAGCGCTGCGTACCAGCCGCGAAGCCAGCTGGGACCGTTTGCAGGAGGAGTCCGGCTCGGCAGGCTTGTTTCGTTTCCTCGCAGACTTCGCCGAAAGCGAAGATTTTGAAACACACCCCCGTCATTATCGTCGCCGTATCTGGCATATCCTCGATGCCTGCGAACACGACGAAGCATTGCGCGAGCGATTGTTCCGCGAGGCTGACGCTCCCCGTAGTTGCGAAGACCGCTTGCTGTTGATACTCAACCAGATGGAAGTGGCCATCCTCGCTTACCAAGGTATCGAAGACGTCCCAGTGGCGGTACGGGAGGCCCGTTTTCTGCGTCTGGGCCGGCAATTGCACCGTCTGGACCTGCTGGATGCCATTGCTGCACGGCATGTGCAAAGAATGCGCGCAGAGGCAGTGGTCGAGGTCGACGAAATTGAAACGCGGCTGTACTACCGCTCACGTCTGGCAAGTGCCCTGGATCTGCCGGTAACACCAGACCAGATGCATTACGCTTCGTTTGCCCACGTAAGCAATGCCGACCTGAGCCATGCGCAACTGGAAGTACTGGCGGCCAATACGTCGGTGGCCATCCTCGATACGTTGGCTGAGCGCCCTTTTTGGCAGAATTACCTGCGTGAAACCTACCCAGAGCGTTTCGATGCGTTGGCTGCGCCCTTCCATGAACGCCTTGAATCGCTTGAACAGCAGGCCAGAAATGGCCAGGAAAGCGACTACGGCGGGCGTGCCCGGGCATTGATGCGCGAGCACGAGGTTGACGAGCGGGTACTGATGCGCACCTTGACCACCGAGGCCTGGGCGCGTTCTGTTAGCGACGACCGATCACCGCGAACCTGA
- a CDS encoding glutamate/aspartate ABC transporter substrate-binding protein translates to MRIVRQLLGAAIAAAVIASPAMAEELTGTLKKIKDSGTITLGHRDSSIPFSYLAGKPEPVGYSHDIQLAVVEALKKQLGTDIKVRYNLVTSQTRIPLVQNGTVDLECGSTTNNVERQQQVGFSVGIFEVGTRLLTKVKDGQPAYKDFPDLAGKNVVTTAGTTSERILKAMNADKQMKMNVISAKDHGEAFNMLESGRAVAFMMDDALLAGEMAKARKPSDWVITGTPQSYEIYGCMVRKDDAAFKKAVDDAIVGYFKSGEVNKSYDKWFQQPIPPKGLNLQFPMSEELKKLIAEPTDKAADEKKS, encoded by the coding sequence ATGCGCATCGTTCGTCAATTGCTGGGCGCCGCCATCGCGGCCGCTGTGATCGCTTCGCCGGCCATGGCCGAAGAACTGACCGGCACCCTGAAGAAGATCAAGGATTCGGGCACCATCACCCTGGGCCACCGCGACTCCTCCATCCCGTTTTCCTACCTGGCCGGCAAGCCCGAGCCCGTGGGCTACTCGCACGACATCCAGCTGGCTGTCGTCGAGGCCCTGAAGAAGCAACTGGGCACGGACATCAAAGTCCGCTACAACCTGGTCACCTCCCAGACCCGCATCCCGCTGGTGCAAAACGGCACCGTGGACCTCGAGTGCGGCTCCACCACCAACAACGTCGAGCGCCAGCAGCAAGTCGGCTTCTCGGTCGGTATCTTCGAAGTCGGTACCCGCCTGCTGACCAAGGTCAAGGATGGTCAGCCGGCATACAAGGACTTCCCGGACCTGGCCGGCAAGAACGTGGTAACCACCGCCGGTACCACCTCCGAGCGCATCCTCAAGGCGATGAACGCCGACAAGCAGATGAAGATGAACGTGATTTCCGCCAAGGACCACGGTGAAGCCTTCAACATGCTCGAAAGCGGCCGCGCCGTGGCCTTCATGATGGACGACGCCTTGCTCGCCGGCGAAATGGCCAAGGCGCGCAAACCGTCGGACTGGGTCATTACCGGTACCCCGCAGTCGTACGAAATCTATGGCTGCATGGTGCGCAAGGATGACGCGGCCTTCAAGAAAGCGGTCGATGATGCCATCGTCGGTTACTTCAAGTCGGGCGAGGTCAACAAGAGCTACGACAAGTGGTTCCAGCAGCCGATTCCGCCAAAGGGCCTGAACCTGCAGTTCCCGATGAGCGAAGAGCTGAAGAAACTGATCGCCGAGCCGACCGACAAGGCCGCGGACGAGAAGAAGTCCTGA
- a CDS encoding amino acid ABC transporter permease, which translates to MNYNWDWGVFFKSTGVGSETYLDWYVTGLGWTIAIAISAWIIALLLGSILGVMRTVPNRLVSGIATAYVELFRNVPLLVQLFIWYFLVPDLLPEGLQEWFKQDLNPTTSALISVVICLGLFTAARVCEQVRTGIQALPRGQEAAARAMGFSLSQIYTNVLLPQAYRIIIPPLTSEFLNVFKNSSVASLIGLMELLAQTKQTAEFSANLFEAFTLATLIYFTLNMGLMLLMRMVEKKVSVPGLISVGGK; encoded by the coding sequence ATGAATTACAACTGGGACTGGGGCGTGTTCTTCAAGTCCACCGGCGTGGGCAGCGAAACCTATCTGGACTGGTACGTCACCGGCCTGGGCTGGACCATCGCCATCGCCATCTCCGCCTGGATCATCGCCTTGTTGCTGGGTTCGATCCTCGGTGTCATGCGTACCGTGCCGAACCGGCTGGTTTCAGGTATCGCCACCGCCTACGTGGAACTGTTCCGCAACGTACCGCTGCTGGTGCAATTGTTCATCTGGTACTTCCTGGTACCGGATCTGCTGCCCGAAGGCCTGCAGGAATGGTTCAAGCAGGACCTCAACCCGACCACTTCGGCGCTGATCAGCGTGGTCATCTGCCTGGGCCTGTTCACCGCCGCCCGCGTTTGTGAGCAAGTGCGCACCGGTATCCAGGCATTGCCGCGTGGCCAGGAAGCCGCTGCCCGCGCCATGGGTTTCAGCCTGTCGCAGATCTACACCAACGTGCTGCTGCCGCAAGCCTACCGGATCATCATTCCGCCGCTCACTTCGGAATTCCTGAACGTGTTCAAGAACTCCTCGGTGGCTTCGCTGATCGGCCTGATGGAACTGCTGGCGCAGACCAAGCAGACCGCCGAATTCTCGGCCAACCTGTTCGAGGCCTTCACCCTGGCCACGCTGATCTACTTCACCCTGAACATGGGCCTGATGCTGCTCATGCGCATGGTCGAGAAGAAGGTCTCGGTGCCCGGCCTGATTTCTGTAGGGGGCAAATAA
- a CDS encoding ABC transporter permease subunit (The N-terminal region of this protein, as described by TIGR01726, is a three transmembrane segment that identifies a subfamily of ABC transporter permease subunits, which specificities that include histidine, arginine, glutamine, glutamate, L-cystine (sic), the opines (in Agrobacterium) octopine and nopaline, etc.), producing MEMDFSEIIPALPALWEGMVMTLQLMVMGVVGGIVLGTILALMRLSSSKLLSNLAGAYVNYFRSIPLLLVITWFYLAVPFVLRWITGEDTPVGAFTSCVVAFMMFEAAYFCEIVRAGVQSISKGQMGAAQALGMTYGQTMRLIILPQAFRKMTPLLLQQSIILFQDTSLVYTVGLVDFLNSARSNGDIIGRSHEFLIFAGVVYFLISFSASWLVKRLQKRITV from the coding sequence ATGGAAATGGATTTCAGCGAAATCATCCCGGCCCTGCCAGCCCTGTGGGAAGGCATGGTCATGACCCTGCAACTGATGGTCATGGGCGTGGTCGGCGGCATCGTGCTGGGGACCATCCTGGCCCTGATGCGCCTGTCGTCGAGCAAGCTGCTGTCGAACCTGGCCGGCGCCTACGTCAACTACTTCCGCTCGATCCCGCTGCTGCTGGTCATCACCTGGTTCTACCTGGCGGTACCGTTCGTGCTGCGCTGGATCACCGGCGAAGACACCCCGGTGGGTGCCTTCACCTCGTGCGTGGTGGCGTTCATGATGTTCGAGGCCGCGTACTTCTGCGAAATCGTCCGCGCTGGTGTGCAGTCGATCTCCAAGGGCCAGATGGGCGCCGCCCAGGCCCTGGGCATGACCTACGGCCAGACCATGCGCCTGATCATCCTGCCCCAGGCCTTCCGCAAGATGACCCCGCTGCTGTTGCAGCAGAGCATCATCCTGTTCCAGGACACCTCGCTGGTATACACCGTGGGCCTGGTGGACTTCCTCAACTCGGCACGCTCCAACGGCGATATCATCGGGCGCTCCCATGAGTTCCTGATCTTCGCCGGTGTCGTGTACTTCCTCATCAGCTTCTCCGCTTCGTGGCTGGTCAAGCGCCTGCAAAAAAGGATCACCGTATGA
- a CDS encoding amino acid ABC transporter ATP-binding protein, whose product MISIKNVNKWYGDFQVLTDCSTEVKKGEVVVVCGPSGSGKSTLIKCVNALEPFQKGDIVVDGTSIADPKTNLPKLRSRVGMVFQHFELFPHLSITENLTIAQRKVLGRSEAEATKKGLALLDRVGLGAHAKKHPGQLSGGQQQRVAIARALSMDPIVMLFDEPTSALDPEMVNEVLDVMVELAHEGMTMMCVTHEMGFARKVANRVIFMDKGNIIEDCQKEDFFGNPSARHERTQHFLSKILQH is encoded by the coding sequence ATGATTTCCATCAAGAACGTCAACAAGTGGTACGGGGACTTCCAGGTACTGACCGACTGCAGCACCGAGGTCAAAAAAGGTGAAGTGGTGGTGGTGTGCGGCCCGTCGGGCTCGGGCAAGTCCACCCTGATCAAATGTGTCAACGCCCTGGAGCCGTTCCAGAAAGGTGACATCGTGGTCGACGGCACCTCGATCGCCGACCCCAAGACCAACCTGCCCAAACTGCGTTCGCGCGTTGGCATGGTGTTCCAGCATTTCGAGCTGTTCCCGCACCTGTCCATCACCGAGAACCTGACCATTGCCCAACGCAAGGTGCTTGGCCGTAGCGAAGCGGAAGCGACCAAGAAGGGCCTGGCCCTGCTCGATCGCGTCGGCCTCGGTGCCCACGCCAAGAAGCACCCCGGTCAGCTGTCCGGCGGACAGCAGCAGCGCGTGGCCATCGCCCGCGCCCTGTCGATGGACCCGATCGTGATGCTGTTCGACGAACCGACCTCGGCGCTGGACCCGGAAATGGTCAACGAAGTACTGGACGTGATGGTTGAACTGGCCCACGAAGGCATGACCATGATGTGCGTGACCCACGAAATGGGCTTCGCCCGCAAAGTGGCCAACCGCGTGATCTTCATGGACAAGGGCAACATCATCGAGGATTGCCAGAAGGAAGACTTCTTCGGTAACCCGAGCGCCCGCCACGAGCGTACCCAGCACTTCCTCAGCAAGATCCTGCAACACTGA
- a CDS encoding ATP-binding protein: MKCDPSLLLPAKPAVKSRLLRQLLLPPLIILLMVGLGMAGYLISESNGIRTLSENGERQLELHARTVESEISKYTYLPSLLELEDSVSHLLTDPDGGSRQAVNEYLEGLNRRSRSRAIFVLDTNGRVQATSNWRDADSFLGEDLSFRAYFQTAVRGEPGRFYGIGSTTGEAGYYLAHGLEEHGKIIGVAVIKVRLDTLEERWQRARLEAFVSDENGIIILSSDPARRLKSVRPLTPQIKERLARSLQYYWWPLNELQPLARETLADGVEKLTFPANSETAQGKAREMAYLAQTRRLADTPWHFTLLTPLQDLRRESMVQGILVGVAFALLAILGIAWNERRKVIATRLAAREALQEANSQLERRIAERTADLRASNERLKGQIRERRHAEQTLRHAQDELVQAGKLAAIGQMSTSIAHELNQPLAALRTLSGNTVRFLERGALETASTNLRTMNDLIDRMGRITASLRSFARRGDDSGQASLAKAVDATLQVLANRISACHLQLHNQFEDQQLAIDQTRLEQILVNLIGNALDAMAAQPRPQLWLEGELQGDKYRLQVRDNGHGIDAEARKHLFEPFFTTKPGEHGLGLGLTLSASLAAAAKGSLNVEHPANGGTAFVLALPLASTPSESAEHP, translated from the coding sequence ATGAAATGCGATCCTTCGCTTCTTCTCCCTGCCAAGCCTGCCGTGAAATCCCGCCTGCTCCGCCAATTGCTGTTGCCGCCACTGATCATCCTGCTGATGGTCGGCCTGGGCATGGCTGGCTACCTGATCAGCGAGAGCAACGGCATCCGCACCCTCAGCGAAAACGGCGAGCGCCAGCTTGAGCTGCACGCACGCACGGTCGAGAGCGAAATCAGCAAGTACACCTACCTGCCGAGCCTGCTGGAGCTGGAAGATAGTGTCTCGCACCTGCTCACCGACCCTGACGGTGGCTCGCGGCAGGCCGTCAACGAATACCTCGAAGGCCTGAACCGGCGCAGCCGCAGCCGGGCCATCTTCGTCCTCGATACCAATGGCCGGGTCCAGGCCACCAGCAACTGGCGCGATGCCGACTCGTTCCTCGGCGAGGACCTGTCGTTCCGGGCCTACTTCCAGACCGCCGTGCGCGGCGAGCCCGGGCGTTTCTACGGCATCGGCAGCACCACCGGCGAGGCCGGCTATTACCTGGCCCATGGCCTGGAAGAGCACGGCAAGATCATTGGCGTGGCGGTGATCAAGGTGCGCCTGGACACCCTTGAGGAGCGCTGGCAACGTGCCCGCCTGGAAGCGTTCGTCAGCGACGAGAACGGCATCATCATCCTCTCCAGCGACCCGGCCCGGCGCCTGAAGTCGGTACGCCCGCTGACGCCGCAGATCAAGGAGCGTCTGGCCCGCAGCCTGCAGTACTACTGGTGGCCGCTGAACGAGCTGCAGCCCCTCGCCCGGGAAACCCTGGCCGATGGTGTGGAAAAGCTGACCTTCCCGGCCAACAGCGAAACCGCACAGGGCAAGGCCCGCGAAATGGCCTACCTGGCCCAGACCCGGCGCCTGGCCGACACGCCCTGGCATTTCACCCTGCTGACCCCACTGCAGGACCTGCGTCGCGAATCCATGGTGCAAGGCATCCTGGTGGGCGTGGCCTTCGCCTTGCTGGCGATTCTCGGCATCGCCTGGAACGAACGGCGCAAGGTCATCGCCACTCGACTGGCAGCCCGCGAGGCGCTGCAGGAAGCCAACAGCCAGCTGGAGCGACGGATTGCCGAACGCACAGCCGACCTGCGCGCCAGCAACGAACGCCTGAAGGGCCAGATTCGCGAGCGCCGGCATGCCGAACAGACCCTGCGCCACGCCCAGGATGAACTGGTACAGGCCGGCAAGCTGGCCGCCATCGGGCAGATGTCCACCAGCATTGCCCACGAACTGAACCAGCCGCTGGCTGCGCTGCGCACGTTGTCCGGCAACACCGTGCGCTTCCTCGAACGCGGGGCGCTGGAAACCGCCAGTACCAACCTGCGCACCATGAACGACCTGATCGACCGCATGGGCCGCATCACCGCCAGCCTGCGCTCGTTCGCCCGGCGCGGTGACGACAGCGGCCAGGCCTCGCTGGCCAAGGCGGTGGACGCTACCCTGCAGGTGCTGGCCAACCGCATCAGCGCCTGCCACCTGCAGTTGCACAATCAGTTCGAAGACCAGCAACTGGCCATCGACCAGACGCGACTGGAGCAGATCCTGGTCAACCTGATCGGCAACGCTCTGGATGCCATGGCCGCCCAGCCACGGCCGCAACTGTGGCTGGAAGGCGAGCTGCAGGGCGACAAGTACCGTTTGCAGGTGCGCGACAATGGCCATGGCATCGACGCCGAGGCGCGCAAGCACCTGTTCGAACCTTTCTTCACCACCAAACCGGGCGAACATGGCCTGGGCCTGGGCCTGACCCTGTCGGCGAGCCTTGCCGCCGCCGCCAAGGGCAGCCTCAACGTCGAGCACCCCGCCAATGGCGGTACGGCCTTCGTCCTCGCCCTGCCCCTGGCCTCAACCCCTAGCGAATCGGCAGAGCACCCATGA